One Chryseobacterium tructae genomic window, ATCTTAAGCAAAGTGCAAAACTGTTGGTAAAGCAAGACTGTATCCTTGCAGGGGTAGAATTAGCAGAAATCATTTTCAAAACATTTGATAAAAATCTTAAAATTGAAACTTTCATTAAAGATGGGACTCCTTGTAAAGTAGGAGATGTGGCTCTGATTGTTACCGGAAGTGCAAGATCCATCCTTTCTACAGAAAGATTTGTTCTTAATTGCATGCAAAGAATGAGTGGGATTGCAACTCTTACTCATGACTGGGATTCAAGATTAGTGGGAACCAAAACCAAACTTTTAGATACCAGAAAAACGACTCCAAACTTTAGAATGTGTGAAAAATGGGCTGTTGCTATTGGTGGCGGAACCAATCACAGATATGGTCTTTATGATATGATCATGCTTAAAGACAATCATATCGATTACAATGGGAGCATTACCAATGCCGTAAAAATGGCCAAGGATTATGTTAAAAAAACCAAGAAAAAGTTAAAAATTGAAGTTGAAACCAGAAATTTGGAAGAAGTACAGGAGGCAATCAATGCG contains:
- the nadC gene encoding carboxylating nicotinate-nucleotide diphosphorylase; the protein is MKRPAYVTDKALKTFIKTALEEDIQDGDHSTLSTIPEDLKQSAKLLVKQDCILAGVELAEIIFKTFDKNLKIETFIKDGTPCKVGDVALIVTGSARSILSTERFVLNCMQRMSGIATLTHDWDSRLVGTKTKLLDTRKTTPNFRMCEKWAVAIGGGTNHRYGLYDMIMLKDNHIDYNGSITNAVKMAKDYVKKTKKKLKIEVETRNLEEVQEAINAKVDRIMLDNMDVKTMKQAVKMINGSTESEASGGITRDMLKKIAATGVTYISVGALTHSAENIDLSLKAVK